From Mustelus asterias chromosome 19, sMusAst1.hap1.1, whole genome shotgun sequence, one genomic window encodes:
- the pmpcb gene encoding mitochondrial-processing peptidase subunit beta isoform X1, producing the protein MLGGGGKMAALLQRLSCVAGQRFLGRVWAGGERQPILHNWKRFQATRAAVTHILNIPETEVTVLENGLRVTSEDSSLPTCTVGLWIDAGSRYENEKNNGTAHFLEHMAFKGTKKRSQLDLELEIENMGAHLNAYTSREQTVYYAKAFSKDLPRAVEILADIIQNSTLGAAEIERERGVILREMQEVETNLQEVVFDYLHATAYQATALGRTILGPTENIKSITRSDLVEYITTHYKGPRMVLAAAGGVGHEELVDLAKHHFGNLLTTYDGNTTPHLPPCKFTGSEIRVRDDKMPLAHIAIAVEAVGWSHADTIPLMVANTLIGNWDRSFGGGANLSSQMAQIACQGNLCHSFQSFNTCYTDTGLWGLYMVCESNTIDSMLHFVQREWMRLCTSVTDGEVARAKNLLKTNMLLQLDGSTPICEDIGRQMLCYNRRIPIPELEARIEAVDANTVRDVCTKYIYNKCPAIAAVGPIEQLPDYNTICSAMYWLSV; encoded by the exons CCCATCCTACACAACTGGAAGCGATTCCAGGCAACTCGAGCAGCAGTTACACACATTCTGAATATTCCAGAAACAGAAGTCACTGTTCTGGAAAATGGACTACGAGTGACGTCTGAAGACTCCAGTCTTCCAACATGTACA GTTGGCCTGTGGATTGATGCAGGGAGCCGCTATGAGAACGAGAAGAACAATGGAACCGCTCATTTCTTGGAGCACATGGCTTTCAAA ggCACAAAGAAACGCTCTCAGCTAGACTTGGAACTTGAAATTGAGAACATGGGAGCCCATTTAAATGCATACACATCAAGAGAACAAACGGTGTATTATGCTAAAGCATTTTCTAAAGACCTGCCCAGAG CTGTAGAAATCCTCGCAGATATTATCCAGAACAGCACCTTGGGAGCAGCTGAGATTGAACGTGAGCGAGGAGTTATTCTAAGGGAAATGCAAGAGGTTGAAACCAATCTTCAGGAAGTAGTATTTGACTATCTGCATGCAACAGCCTATCAGGCTACAGCTTTAGGGCGTACCATTTTGGGCCCTACGGAAAACATTAA ATCTATAACTCGGAGTGACTTAGTGGAGTATATCACAACGCACTACAAAGGACCAAGGATGGTATTGGCTGCTGCCGGAG GAGTGGGCCATGAAGAATTGGTTGACTTGGCAAAACATCATTTTGGTAATCTATTAACGACCTATGACGGTAATACCACACCACACCTGCCTCCCTGTAAATTCACAGGAAGCGAG ATTCGTGTAAGAGATGATAAGATGCCATTGGCTCATATTGCAATTGCTGTTGAAGCTGTTGGCTGGTCACATGCAGACACCATTCCTTTGATGGTGGCAAACACCCTGATTGGTAACTGGGACCGTTCTTTTGGTGGTGGTGCA aacctGTCCAGTCAGATGGCACAAATCGCTTGCCAGGGTAACCTCTGCCATAGTTTCCAATCATTCAACACCTGCTATACAGATACTGGTCTTTGGGGGCTTTATATGGTCTGTGAGTCTAACACCATTGACAGCATGCTGCATTTTGTTCAGAGAGAGTG GATGAGATTGTGTACCAGTGTTACTGACGGTGAAGTTGCTAGAGCCAAAAACCTCTTAAAAACAAACATGTTGCTGCAGCTTGATG GATCAACACCAATTTGTGAAGATATTGGAAGACAAATGTTGTGTTACAATAGAAGAATTCCAATCCCAGAGCTTGAAGCGAGGATTGAG GCTGTTGATGCCAATACAGTAAGGGATGTATGCACCAAGTATATCTACAACAAGTGCCCTGCAATTGCTGCTGTTG GTCCTATTGAACAGCTCCCAGATTATAACACAATATGCAGTGCAATGTACTGGTTGAGTGTGTAA
- the pmpcb gene encoding mitochondrial-processing peptidase subunit beta isoform X2: protein MAFKGTKKRSQLDLELEIENMGAHLNAYTSREQTVYYAKAFSKDLPRAVEILADIIQNSTLGAAEIERERGVILREMQEVETNLQEVVFDYLHATAYQATALGRTILGPTENIKSITRSDLVEYITTHYKGPRMVLAAAGGVGHEELVDLAKHHFGNLLTTYDGNTTPHLPPCKFTGSEIRVRDDKMPLAHIAIAVEAVGWSHADTIPLMVANTLIGNWDRSFGGGANLSSQMAQIACQGNLCHSFQSFNTCYTDTGLWGLYMVCESNTIDSMLHFVQREWMRLCTSVTDGEVARAKNLLKTNMLLQLDGSTPICEDIGRQMLCYNRRIPIPELEARIEAVDANTVRDVCTKYIYNKCPAIAAVGPIEQLPDYNTICSAMYWLSV, encoded by the exons ATGGCTTTCAAA ggCACAAAGAAACGCTCTCAGCTAGACTTGGAACTTGAAATTGAGAACATGGGAGCCCATTTAAATGCATACACATCAAGAGAACAAACGGTGTATTATGCTAAAGCATTTTCTAAAGACCTGCCCAGAG CTGTAGAAATCCTCGCAGATATTATCCAGAACAGCACCTTGGGAGCAGCTGAGATTGAACGTGAGCGAGGAGTTATTCTAAGGGAAATGCAAGAGGTTGAAACCAATCTTCAGGAAGTAGTATTTGACTATCTGCATGCAACAGCCTATCAGGCTACAGCTTTAGGGCGTACCATTTTGGGCCCTACGGAAAACATTAA ATCTATAACTCGGAGTGACTTAGTGGAGTATATCACAACGCACTACAAAGGACCAAGGATGGTATTGGCTGCTGCCGGAG GAGTGGGCCATGAAGAATTGGTTGACTTGGCAAAACATCATTTTGGTAATCTATTAACGACCTATGACGGTAATACCACACCACACCTGCCTCCCTGTAAATTCACAGGAAGCGAG ATTCGTGTAAGAGATGATAAGATGCCATTGGCTCATATTGCAATTGCTGTTGAAGCTGTTGGCTGGTCACATGCAGACACCATTCCTTTGATGGTGGCAAACACCCTGATTGGTAACTGGGACCGTTCTTTTGGTGGTGGTGCA aacctGTCCAGTCAGATGGCACAAATCGCTTGCCAGGGTAACCTCTGCCATAGTTTCCAATCATTCAACACCTGCTATACAGATACTGGTCTTTGGGGGCTTTATATGGTCTGTGAGTCTAACACCATTGACAGCATGCTGCATTTTGTTCAGAGAGAGTG GATGAGATTGTGTACCAGTGTTACTGACGGTGAAGTTGCTAGAGCCAAAAACCTCTTAAAAACAAACATGTTGCTGCAGCTTGATG GATCAACACCAATTTGTGAAGATATTGGAAGACAAATGTTGTGTTACAATAGAAGAATTCCAATCCCAGAGCTTGAAGCGAGGATTGAG GCTGTTGATGCCAATACAGTAAGGGATGTATGCACCAAGTATATCTACAACAAGTGCCCTGCAATTGCTGCTGTTG GTCCTATTGAACAGCTCCCAGATTATAACACAATATGCAGTGCAATGTACTGGTTGAGTGTGTAA